A stretch of Henckelia pumila isolate YLH828 chromosome 4, ASM3356847v2, whole genome shotgun sequence DNA encodes these proteins:
- the LOC140866205 gene encoding uncharacterized protein, which translates to MVDVDRRMAGLNASHVAGLRRLSARAASSAPSTPRNSLLSFSSLAEKVISHLKSSGVRVQAGLSESEFALAEAEFGFAFPPDLKAVLSMGLPVGTGFPDWRSSGSARLHLRASIELPVASISFHIARNVLWSKSWGPRPSNPEKALKIARNALKRAPLLIPVFNRCYIPCNPCLAGNPIFYVDENRIFCCGFDLSDFFDRESSLFKPSRDSSILSSHRSGSQLDSAGSSSNFSRRSLDAISGGRTPRWVEFWSDAAVDRRQRNSNSSSSSSSSPDRYCDIPRSEMPKWVDEYVTQIGSVLKQGGWKESDVSEIVHVSASGFFEGEMVMVDNEAVLDALLLKADRLSDTLLKSGWSSEEVSDALGFDFRREKEKKPAKMLSPELVERIGKLAAAVNRSSSSSAGSSS; encoded by the coding sequence ATGGTCGATGTGGACAGGAGGATGGCCGGACTGAACGCTTCCCACGTTGCCGGGCTCCGCCGTCTATCCGCACGCGCCGCCTCTTCCGCCCCTTCCACGCCGCGCAACAGCCTCCTATCTTTCTCGTCGTTGGCGGAGAAAGTGATCAGCCATTTGAAGAGTTCGGGTGTTAGAGTCCAAGCTGGTTTATCGGAGTCGGAGTTTGCTTTAGCAGAAGCCGAGTTCGGGTTTGCATTCCCGCCGGACCTGAAAGCGGTTCTGTCGATGGGTTTGCCCGTGGGTACAGGGTTTCCCGACTGGCGGTCGTCGGGCTCGGCCAGGCTTCATCTCCGGGCCTCCATTGAACTCCCCGTTGCTTCGATTTCTTTCCACATAGCTCGAAATGTTCTCTGGTCTAAGTCGTGGGGACCGCGCCCGTCGAACCCGGAGAAGGCCCTGAAGATAGCCCGGAACGCTCTGAAACGGGCCCCGCTCCTGATCCCCGTCTTCAACCGTTGTTACATCCCTTGCAACCCTTGTTTGGCAGGAAATCCTATTTTCTACGTAGATGAGAACAGAATCTTCTGTTGCGGTTTTGATTTGTCAGACTTTTTTGATCGCGAATCATCTCTCTTCAAACCCAGCCGGGATTCAAGCATTCTATCATCCCACCGCTCAGGAAGCCAGCTGGACTCAGCTGGATCATCCAGCAACTTCTCCAGGAGAAGCCTCGACGCGATCTCCGGAGGGCGGACGCCGCGGTGGGTGGAATTCTGGAGCGACGCCGCCGTGGATCGCCGGCAGAGGAACTCTAACTCGTCCtcatcgtcatcatcatcaCCCGACAGGTACTGCGACATACCAAGATCCGAAATGCCCAAATGGGTCGACGAATACGTGACCCAAATCGGGTCGGTTTTGAAACAAGGCGGCTGGAAAGAATCCGACGTCTCGGAGATCGTCCACGTGTCGGCATCGGGGTTCTTCGAAGGCGAGATGGTTATGGTGGATAACGAAGCCGTGTTAGATGCTTTGCTGCTGAAAGCGGATCGGTTATCGGATACGCTCCTCAAATCCGGGTGGAGCTCCGAAGAGGTTTCGGATGCTCTGGGTTTTGATTTCCGACGGGAGAAGGAGAAGAAACCGGCGAAGATGCTGTCTCCTGAGCTGGTCGAGAGGATCGGGAAACTGGCTGCGGCGGTGAACCGGTCGTCGTCGTCCTCAGCCGGTTCGTCTTCGTAG
- the LOC140862537 gene encoding zeaxanthin epoxidase, chloroplastic, with protein MTSAVLYHSINPSTSLFSRTHFPSLIFKDFPAEICAFPGQKSYSSCQENGRHKKLTRVKAAVAEVPESEASVSGGVSKETVKKLRILVAGGGIGGLVLALAAKKQGFDVVVFERDLSAIRGEGQYRGPIQIQSNALAALEAIDMDVADEIMSAGCITGDRINGLVDGISGNWYVKFDTFTPAAERGLPVTRVISRMTLQQILAAAVGSDIIINDSNVVDFEDDGEKVTVKLENGQCYEGDLLVGADGIWSKVRKTLFGPSEAIYSGYTCYTGIADFVPADIETVGYRVFLGHKQYFVSSDVGGGKMQWYAFHNEPPGGVDVGGKKERLLKLFGGWCDNVIDLLLSTDEDAILRRDIYDRTPAFTWGKGRVTLLGDSVHAMQPNLGQGGCMAIEDGYQLSLELDKEWKESIESGRPMDIASALKRYENARKIRVAVIHGLARMAAIMASTYKAYLGVGLGPLSFLTKFRIPHPGRVGGRFFVDIAMPLMLSWVLGGNGSKLEGRTLQCRLSDKASDQLRRWFTDDDALERALDADWFLISMGDSTAATDTIFLSRDEKNPYVIGNVHHPNFPGVSVCIPSPQVSKTHARISYKDGAFFVTDLRSEYGTWISDNEDKRYRVSPNVPTRFRPTDVIEFGSDKKAVFRVKVLKPPPKIAKKTDETEVLQAV; from the exons ATGACTTCAGCTGTACTCTATCACTCGATCAATCCATCTACATCGCTGTTTTCAAGAACCCATTTCCCATCTCTGATATTCAAAGATTTCCCAGCAGAAATCTGCGCTTTTCCGGGGCAGAAATCCTACTCCAGCTGCCAAGAAAATGGGCGCCACAAGAAACTAACGAGAGTGAAGGCTGCTGTAGCGGAAGTCCCAGAGTCTGAGGCATCTGTCAGCGGCGGAGTCTCGAAAGAGACGGTGAAGAAGCTGAGGATTCTGGTGGCTGGCGGCGGGATTGGTGGGCTGGTTTTGGCTTTGGCGGCTAAAAAGCAGGGGTTCGACGTGGTGGTGTTTGAGAGGGATTTGAGTGCTATCAGAGGGGAGGGGCAGTACAGAGGGCCGATTCAGATACAGAGCAATGCATTGGCTGCTCTGGAGGCTATTGATATGGATGTTGCTGATGAAATCATGAGCGCTGGCTGCATCACTGGTGATCGAATTAACGGTTTGGTGGATGGAATCTCTGGTAATTG GTACGTCAAGTTCGACACATTCACTCCCGCAGCTGAGCGGGGACTTCCAGTCACCAGAGTCATTAGCCGCATGACTTTGCAACAAATTCTTGCTGCTGCGGTTGGCTCagatattattattaatgacaGCAATGTAGTGGACTTCGAAGATGACGGTGAAAAG GTTACCGTGAAGCTTGAAAATGGGCAGTGTTATGAGGGTGATCTTCTTGTTGGTGCTGATGGGATATGGTCGAAG GTGAGGAAAACTTTGTTTGGTCCAAGTGAAGCTATATACTCAGGCTACACTTGTTACACCGGAATTGCAGATTTTGTTCCTGCTGATATAGAGACGGTTGG gtacagaGTATTCCTGGGTCACAAACAGTACTTTGTTTCTTCAGATGTTGGGGGAGGAAAGATGCAATGGTATGCGTTTCATAATGAACCGCCAGGTGGTGTTGATGTTGGAG GTAAAAAGGAGAGGCTACTGAAATTGTTTGGAGGCTGGTGTGATAATGTCATAGATCTATTACTCTCCACGGATGAAGATGCAATTCTCCGTCGTGATATATATGACCGGACCCCAGCCTTCACATGGGGAAAGGGTCGTGTTACGTTGCTTGGTGATTCTGTTCATGCCATGCAACCAAACTTGGGTCAAGGGGGATGCATGGCCATTGAG GATGGATATCAACTATCTCTGGAGCTTGATAAAGAATGGAAAGAAAGTATTGAGTCCGGTAGGCCAATGGATATAGCCTCTGCTTTAAAAAG ATATGAGAATGCTCGAAAAATAAGAGTTGCAGTCATTCATGGACTAGCAAGGATGGCTGCAATTATGGCATCAACTTACAAAGCATACCTTGGTGTTGGACTTGGTCCTCTGTCC TTCCTGACAAAATTTAGAATACCGCATCCCGGAAGAGTTGGTGGGAGATTTTTTGTCGACATTGCTATGCCTTTGATGTTGAGTTGGGTTCTTGGTGGCAATGG TTCAAAACTTGAAGGAAGAACGCTGCAGTGCAGACTTTCTGATAAA GCCAGTGACCAGTTACGAAGATGGTTTACGGACGATGATGCTCTAGAGCGAGCTCTGGACGCAGA CTGGTTTCTAATTTCCATGGGAGATTCAACTGCTGCAACTGATACCATCTTTCTAAGCCGAGACGAGAAGAATCCGTATGTTATTGG GAATGTACACCACCCAAATTTTCCTGGAGTATCAGTATGTATACCTTCACCTCAG GTTTCCAAAACACATGCTCGAATAAGCTACAAAGATGGAGCCTTCTTCGTAACGGACTTAAGGAGTGAATATGGCACCTGGATATCTGA CAACGAGGACAAGCGATATCGTGTGTCACCCAACGTCCCTACTCGTTTTCGTCCCACGGATGTGATTGAATTCGGATCTGATAAGAAG GCGGTTTTTCGCGTAAAGGTTTTAAAGCCTCCACCAAAAATCGCAAAGAAAACAGATGAAACTGAAGTTCTGCAAGCTGTATAG